One stretch of Halobaculum marinum DNA includes these proteins:
- a CDS encoding methylated-DNA--[protein]-cysteine S-methyltransferase, with product MDPTANAARERDPVTVGVPGGRITLDAAYVDAPTAEIRRQVREYRDGSRREFDLPLRYPDGFTGRVMGAMSTIPYGETRTYGELAADLGNAPQPVGAACGRNPIPLLIPCHRVVAADGVGGFSAEGGPELKRRLLEHERSGSVQTTLADSAESTDAAYADDS from the coding sequence ATGGATCCGACGGCGAACGCGGCGAGGGAGCGCGACCCGGTGACGGTGGGGGTTCCCGGCGGCCGGATCACGCTCGATGCGGCGTACGTCGACGCGCCGACGGCGGAGATACGACGGCAGGTCCGGGAGTACCGCGACGGGAGTCGCCGCGAGTTCGACCTCCCGCTCCGGTACCCCGACGGCTTCACCGGTCGCGTGATGGGCGCGATGTCGACGATTCCCTACGGCGAGACGCGGACGTACGGCGAGCTCGCGGCCGACCTCGGCAACGCACCCCAACCGGTCGGCGCGGCCTGCGGGCGCAACCCCATCCCGCTGCTCATCCCGTGTCACCGCGTCGTCGCCGCCGACGGCGTCGGCGGCTTCTCGGCCGAGGGTGGCCCCGAACTGAAGCGACGCCTGCTCGAACACGAGCGCAGCGGGTCGGTCCAGACGACGCTCGCCGACTCCGCCGAGTCAACCGACGCCGCCTACGCCGACGATTCGTGA